GAACTCCGCGCCCAGCCGGTCGAGGAAGGCGTCGGGCATCTTCTCCCAGATGCCCATCGTGCGGTCGCCCTGCACGTTGCTGTGGCCGCGCACCGGGCACGCCCCCGCGCCGGGGCGGCCGAGGTGCCCGCGGAGCATCAGGAAGTTGGCGACCTCCTGGATCGTGTCGACGGCGTTGCGGTGCTGCGTGAGGCCCATCGCCCAGCAGCAGATCATCCGCTCCGAGCGCATCGCGATCGCCGCCGCCTCGCGGATCTGCGCGCGCGACGCGCCCGACTGCTCGACGATGACGTCCCACGACGCCGCGCGCAGCCCGGCGATGAACGCTTCGTAGCCGACGGTGTGCTCGCGGATGAAGACCTGGTCGAAGACGGTGCCCGGTCGGGCGTCCTCCTCCGCCAGCATCTCCTTCATCACGCCCTGCAGGAACGCCACGTCGCCGTTGATGCGCACCGGCACGAACAGGTCGGTGAGCGGCGTCGCGCGCCCCAGCAGCACCGGGATCGCCTTCAGCGGATGGCTCAGGTGCTGCGGGTTCGCGAACGCCGTCGTGCCGACCTCCGGCAGCGGGTTCACCGTGACGATCGTGCAGCCGTTCGCCTTCGCCGCCTGCAGCGACGTCAGCATGCGCGGATGATTGGTTCCCGGATTCTGCCCGAAGATCCAGATCGAGTCCGCCCGCTCGAAGTCCTCGAGCGTCACCGTCCCCTTGCCGACGCCGATCGCCTCGTTGAGCGCCTCGCCGCTCGACTCGTGGCACATGTTGGAGCAGTCGGGGAGGTTGTTGGTCCCGTACTGCCGCACGAACAGCTGCCAGAGGAACGCGGCCTCGTTGCTCGTGCGCCCCGAGGTGTAGAACGCCGCCGCGTCGGGCGTGTCGAGCGCGTGCAGCTCCGCGGCGATCAGCGCGAACGCCTCGTCCCACGTGATGGGCGCGTAGTGTGTGGCGCCCTCGCGCAGCACCATCGGGTGCGTGAGGCGGCCCTGCGCGTTGAGCCACTGGTCGCTCTGCCGCGACAGCTCGAGCACCGAGTGCGCGGTGAAGAAGTCGGGTCCGACGCGCTTCCTCGTCGCGGCGTCGGCGACGGCCTTCGCGCCGTTCTCGCAGAACTCCGCCGTGTGGCGCGCGCCGTTGGGGCTGGGCCACGCGCAGCTCTGGCAGTCGAAGCCGTCCACCTGGTTGACGGCGAGCAGGGTGCGCACGGTGCGCACCGGTCCCATCTCGCGCAGCCCCCAGCGCGCGGTCTGCACGACGGCGGCGACGCCCGCGGCGACGGTGCTCGCCTTCCCGACGTGCGGGTGCTCGGTCTCGGGCGGCGTCTGTGCGCTCGGCAGCTCCGGCGTCTCGTCCATCCTCACTCCGTGCGGATGCGCGCCGCACCCGCGTAGACGTTGAAGCGCTGCTGGCGCACGAAGCCGACGAGCGTCGCGTCGTACGCGCGCGCCGTCTCGACCGCGAGGCTCGACGGCGCGCCGACCGCGGCGAGGACGGGGATGCCGGCGGCGAGCGCCTTGTGCACCAGCTCGAAGCTCGCGCGCCCGCTCACCAGCAGCACGCCGTCGTGCATCGGCAGCGCGCCGTCGAGGAGCAGCCGACCCACCAGCTTGTCGACCGCGTTGTGGCGCCCGACGTCCTCGCGCACGCACCGCAGCCGCCCATCCGGCGTGAACAGCGCGGCGGCGTGCAGCCCACCCGTGCTCGCGAAGACGTCCTGTGCGGCGCGCAGCGCGTCCGGCAGCGCGTGGATCGTCGTCGCGTCCACGATGGGATGCGCGGCCGGGAGCGCGATCGGTCGAGCGGCCGCGAGCGCCTCCAGCGACGTCTTGCCGCACACGCCGCAGCTGGAGGTCGTGTGGAAGTGGCGTTCCAGCCGCCGCAGGTCGACCGGTACGCCGGTGCGCAGCGTGACGCGCACGGTGTTGGCGTCGAGGGCCTCGGGCGCGCGCAGCAGCTCGTCGGCGTCCGCGAGGATCCCTTCGGCCCAGAGGAAGCCGAGCGCGAGCTCGACGTCGTGGCCGGGCGTGCGCATGGTGACGGCGACGCTGTCGGTGACGCGCCCGCCGTCGCGGTCGTGCGCCAGCTCGATCAGGAGCGGCTCCTCGACCGCGAGCAGGTCGTCGTCCGCCCGCGCCTCGCGCGCGCCCTCGACCCGCCGCACCTCGTGTCGCGCGACGCCGGGCGCCGCGCCGGCATCCGCCACGCGCATGCCGCGAGATAGGCCGCGCGCACGAGGGTGTCAATCGCGCCGCTGGCCGACCGCTGATTGACACCGTCGCGGCCGGCCGGCAACTTCGCGCCAACCACCCGTTCGGCGAGGTGATGGATGACCCGCGCGACCCGCGACCGCGCCGTCCTCGTCGAGGCGGCGGCCCGGCTCCACTTCGGCGTGCTCGACCTGCGCGGCGCGCTCGGGCGCCGCTTCGGCGGGATCGGCGCCTCCGCGCCGCTGCCGACGCTGCTCGTGTCGACGGAGCTCACCGACGGCGGCACCGTCGACGCCGTGGGCGAGGACGCGACGCGCGCGCTGGACGCCGCGCGCACCTTCCTCCGTCACCACGGCATCGCGCGCGGCGCGCACGTCCGGGTGCACCGGGCGCTGCCGATGCACGCCGGGCTGGGGTCGGGGACGCAGCTCGCGCTCGCGGTGGCGCGCGGGCTGGCGGAGCTGCACGGTCTCGACACCGCCGCGCCCGCGCTCGCCCGCGCGCTGGGCCGGGGGCGCCATTCGGCCATCGGCACGATGCTGTTCGACGCCGGTGGACTGGTGCTGGAGGGTGGCCGGCGCGTGGACCGCGACGATCCCGCGCCCTTCCTCGCGCGGCTCGCGATCCCGACGGAGTGGCGCTGCGTCGTCGCGCTGCCGTCGGTGCCGCGCGCGGGTGGCACGATCGAGGAGCTGCCCGCCGACCTCCCGCCCGCGCGCGAGGTGGAGCGCGTCGCGCACCTGGTGCTGATGTCGCTGCTGCCCGCGCTGGCGGAGGGCGACCTGGCGACGTTCGGCGGCACGCTGACGGAGATCCAGCAGCTCACCGGCCGCTGGCTGGCCGCGGCGCCGCACGGCGCGACCGCGGCCGACGCGAGCAACGACCTCGTGCCGGCGATGCTCGACTGGGGCGCCGCCGGGGCGGGGCAGAGCGCGCGCGGCCCGACCGTCTTCGGCGTCGTGGGCGGCGCGGAGGCCGGCGCCGCGCTGGCCGCGCGCGTGCGCGACGCGATCGGTCCGGACGGGATGGTGTGGGAGGGGCCGTTCCGGAACGTCGGCGCGCGCGAATGGAGCGCGCCCGCCGCCGCGCCCGTCGCCGCGACCGCGGTCGCGGCGACGGGCTGAATCCGATCGCTCAGCCGCCGAGTGCGCGCACGGCGTCCCCCACGCGCGCGATGGCGGCGTCGAGGTCGGCCTGCGCGCTCGCGAACGAGAAGCGCAGCCGCCCCTCGCCGCGCGCGCCGAACGCGCGCCCGTCGATCGCCGCCAGGCCATGGTCCTCGAGCAGCCGGTGCGCCAGCCCGCGCGACGTGCCGCCGGTCCGCGCGAGGAGCGCGCTGAAATCGGGGAAGACGTAGAACGCGCCCGCCGGCGTGGGGCACCGCACGCCGGGCAGCGCGTTGAGCCCCGCGACGAGCAGGTCGCGCCGCGCGCGGTACGCGGCGACCTGCGTCGGCACGATGTCCTGCGGCCCGGTGAGCGCCGCGATGCCGGCCCGCTGCACGAACGGCGGCACGCACGTGTGGCCGTTGATGGCGAGCGTCGTCAGCGGCTCGACCCAGCGGCGCGGCGCGACGAGGTAGCCCAGGCGGTAGCCCGTCATCGCGTACGTCTTGGAGAAGCCGTCGATCAGCAGCGTGCGCTCGCGTGCGCCCTCGTGCACGGCGATCGTCGGCGCGCGGCCGCCCTCGTAGACGAGCCGCGAGTAGATGTCGTCCGTCACCACCAGCAGGTCGTGCCGCTCCACCAGCGCCGCCAGCCGCGCGGTCGCCGCGTCGTCGAGCGCGCCGCCGGTGGGGTTGTTGGGCGAGTTGAGCACGAGGACGCGCGTGCGCGGCGTGACGCGCGCCTCGATGTCGTCCACGTCGGGCGCGTCGTTCGCGTCGACGCCGTAGCCCACCGGCATGCCGCCCGCGAAGCGCGTCACCGACGGATAGATCGGGAAGCCGGGATCGGGCACGAGCACCTCGTCGCCCGGCGCGATGGTCGCCAGCATCGCGTAGAACACCGCCGTCTTCGCGCTCGGCGTCACGATCACCTGGTCGGCGTCGGCCGCGACGCCGCGCGACTGCACGTCGGCGGCGATCGCCTCGCGGAGCGCGGGCAGCCCCACCGGCGCGACGTAGCGCGCGTCGCCCTCGCGCAGCGCGCGGACCGCGGCCTCGGTGACGTGCGGCGGCGCGTCCACGTCAGGGGCGCCGAGCTCCAGGTGCACGATGCGCCGGCCCATGCGCTCGAGCTCCGTGGCGCGGCGGAAGACGTCGAGCGCGCCCTCGCCGGAGAGCTGCGCGAGGTGGGGCGCGAGGCCGGTGTCGGAGCGCGGGCGCTCGACGAGGACGGGGCTGGACATGCGGGGGATGCGCGGTGGGGAACGGAGCGTCAGAGGCGTCAGAGCAGGCCGCGAATCCAGCCGCCGTCGACCGGGACGTTGGCGCCGGTGGTGTAGCTGGCGCGCTCGGAGCAGAGGAAGGCGACCATCGCCGCGAACTCGCGCGGCTCGCCGAGCCGAGCCATCGGGATCTGCTGCTCCCAGACGGCCACCTCGGCGTCCGCGGACGTGCCGCGCAGCTGGGCGTTGCGCGCCGCCAGCTGGTCGACGCGCTGCGTGCGCGTGTAGCCGGGCAGCACGTTGTTCACCGTGACCCCGAACGGCGCGACCTCGTTGGCGAGCGTGCGCGCGAAGCCCGTGACGGCGGCGCGCACGCTGTTGGAGAGGATCAGGTTGTCGACGGGCTGCTTGACGGCGATCGACGTCACGTTGACGATGCGCCCCCAGCGCCGCTCCTTCATCCCGGGCAGCACGGCGCGCGTCAGGTTGACGACGCTGTCGAGGTTCGCGCGCACGGCGTCGCGCCAGGCGTCGGCCGAGTGGCTCTCGAAGGGGCCCGCCGGCGGGCCGCCGGTGTTGGTCACCAGCACGTCGATGCGCCCGAATTCGCGCAGCCCGGCCGCGACCACGCGCCCGACGTCGGCGGGCTCGCTGAGGTCGGCCGCGACGTCGACGACGCGCACGCCCGGATGCGCGGCCCGGATCGCATCGGCGGCCTCGCGCAGCGCGTCGGCGCCGCGCGCGCACATCACGAGGTGCGCGCCCTCGGCCGCCAGCTCCTCGGCGATCGCGCGGCCAAGGCCGCGGCTCGACGCCGCGACGAGGGCGACCTTCCCAGTCAGTCCGAGATCCACGAGCGAGTTCTGGTTGGAGGGTGGTCGCGATCCGGCGGGGTCGCGGTCCCTGAGCATAATCACTGCGTGAGTCACGGGCCGGTCCGCTAGCTTCACCGGCTTCCACCCGGCGATCACGCGCTCACCATTCCCGATGCGTCTCTCCCGCCTGCTCACCCCGCTGCTCGCGCTTGCCCTGCCGCTCGCCGCCTGCAGCGACGACGACGCCACGACGGCGCCCACGACCTTCACCAGCATCGAGGCGACGACGTTCGCGCCGTCGCTCGGCGTCGACGTGTCGGCCTCGGGCTGGACGAAGACGCCGACGGGGCTCTGGTACCGCACGCTGGCGAGCGCGCCCGCGACCGCCGCGACGGTCGCGAACGGGCAGCGCATCTCGGTGCGCTACACGGGGTGGCTGTCGAACGGCACGCAGTTCGAGTCGTCGACGTACACCTTCAACCTCGGCCGCGGCGAGGTGATCGCCGGCTGGGACCAGGGGATCGTCG
This is a stretch of genomic DNA from Roseisolibacter agri. It encodes these proteins:
- a CDS encoding beta-ribofuranosylaminobenzene 5'-phosphate synthase family protein, which gives rise to MTRATRDRAVLVEAAARLHFGVLDLRGALGRRFGGIGASAPLPTLLVSTELTDGGTVDAVGEDATRALDAARTFLRHHGIARGAHVRVHRALPMHAGLGSGTQLALAVARGLAELHGLDTAAPALARALGRGRHSAIGTMLFDAGGLVLEGGRRVDRDDPAPFLARLAIPTEWRCVVALPSVPRAGGTIEELPADLPPAREVERVAHLVLMSLLPALAEGDLATFGGTLTEIQQLTGRWLAAAPHGATAADASNDLVPAMLDWGAAGAGQSARGPTVFGVVGGAEAGAALAARVRDAIGPDGMVWEGPFRNVGAREWSAPAAAPVAATAVAATG
- a CDS encoding FKBP-type peptidyl-prolyl cis-trans isomerase yields the protein MRLSRLLTPLLALALPLAACSDDDATTAPTTFTSIEATTFAPSLGVDVSASGWTKTPTGLWYRTLASAPATAATVANGQRISVRYTGWLSNGTQFESSTYTFNLGRGEVIAGWDQGIVGMRVGERRQLVIPPSLGYGSRANGPIPGNSVLVFNVEVLPST
- the fdhD gene encoding formate dehydrogenase accessory sulfurtransferase FdhD produces the protein MRVADAGAAPGVARHEVRRVEGAREARADDDLLAVEEPLLIELAHDRDGGRVTDSVAVTMRTPGHDVELALGFLWAEGILADADELLRAPEALDANTVRVTLRTGVPVDLRRLERHFHTTSSCGVCGKTSLEALAAARPIALPAAHPIVDATTIHALPDALRAAQDVFASTGGLHAAALFTPDGRLRCVREDVGRHNAVDKLVGRLLLDGALPMHDGVLLVSGRASFELVHKALAAGIPVLAAVGAPSSLAVETARAYDATLVGFVRQQRFNVYAGAARIRTE
- a CDS encoding FdhF/YdeP family oxidoreductase, coding for MDETPELPSAQTPPETEHPHVGKASTVAAGVAAVVQTARWGLREMGPVRTVRTLLAVNQVDGFDCQSCAWPSPNGARHTAEFCENGAKAVADAATRKRVGPDFFTAHSVLELSRQSDQWLNAQGRLTHPMVLREGATHYAPITWDEAFALIAAELHALDTPDAAAFYTSGRTSNEAAFLWQLFVRQYGTNNLPDCSNMCHESSGEALNEAIGVGKGTVTLEDFERADSIWIFGQNPGTNHPRMLTSLQAAKANGCTIVTVNPLPEVGTTAFANPQHLSHPLKAIPVLLGRATPLTDLFVPVRINGDVAFLQGVMKEMLAEEDARPGTVFDQVFIREHTVGYEAFIAGLRAASWDVIVEQSGASRAQIREAAAIAMRSERMICCWAMGLTQHRNAVDTIQEVANFLMLRGHLGRPGAGACPVRGHSNVQGDRTMGIWEKMPDAFLDRLGAEFGFAPPRAHGADTVQTIERMHAGTIRVFVAMGGNFLSATPDTGFTAEALRRCRLTAHVATKLNRAHLVTGRQALILPCLDRSEHDVRPGGEQFVTVEDSMGIVNPSRGVLPPASEQLLSEPRIVARLAQATLGDRTTVAWSALADDYDRVRDHIARVVPGFDDFNARIRRGPWYLYNAVRDERKFNNGIGRARFTVHDIPRHDLPAGQYLMMTIRTHDQFNTVVYGLDDRYRGVFGGRRVVFMNRDDMADAGLAQGDLVDLTSHFAGETRTAPHWLVVPYAIPRRCTATYFPEGNALVPVRSTARRSNTPTSKSVRISIARSVGGAPPA
- a CDS encoding SDR family oxidoreductase, producing the protein MDLGLTGKVALVAASSRGLGRAIAEELAAEGAHLVMCARGADALREAADAIRAAHPGVRVVDVAADLSEPADVGRVVAAGLREFGRIDVLVTNTGGPPAGPFESHSADAWRDAVRANLDSVVNLTRAVLPGMKERRWGRIVNVTSIAVKQPVDNLILSNSVRAAVTGFARTLANEVAPFGVTVNNVLPGYTRTQRVDQLAARNAQLRGTSADAEVAVWEQQIPMARLGEPREFAAMVAFLCSERASYTTGANVPVDGGWIRGLL
- a CDS encoding pyridoxal phosphate-dependent aminotransferase, whose protein sequence is MSSPVLVERPRSDTGLAPHLAQLSGEGALDVFRRATELERMGRRIVHLELGAPDVDAPPHVTEAAVRALREGDARYVAPVGLPALREAIAADVQSRGVAADADQVIVTPSAKTAVFYAMLATIAPGDEVLVPDPGFPIYPSVTRFAGGMPVGYGVDANDAPDVDDIEARVTPRTRVLVLNSPNNPTGGALDDAATARLAALVERHDLLVVTDDIYSRLVYEGGRAPTIAVHEGARERTLLIDGFSKTYAMTGYRLGYLVAPRRWVEPLTTLAINGHTCVPPFVQRAGIAALTGPQDIVPTQVAAYRARRDLLVAGLNALPGVRCPTPAGAFYVFPDFSALLARTGGTSRGLAHRLLEDHGLAAIDGRAFGARGEGRLRFSFASAQADLDAAIARVGDAVRALGG